Proteins from a genomic interval of Rubinisphaera italica:
- a CDS encoding proline racemase family protein yields the protein MRIVDSHTAGEPTRVVIADGPDLGSGSLIERRLIFRDRFDHYRRLAIHEPRGSDAIVGALLCQPDEPSCDAAVIFFNNCGVLNMCGHGIMGVAATLAYLERVKPGVIRIQTPVGTVEANLLTKNEVAVENIPSYRYRKQVTLQIEELGTITGDIAWGGNWFFLVEQSPVPVKPEYIKQLSDASALIRKELREQQITGADGEEIDHIELYGTSESEDAHSRNFVYCPGGAYDRSPCGTGTSAKLACLAADGKLKPGEQWIQESIIGSRFVATYRIDPELGIIPTIRGSAYICGEGRLIQQPGDPFRNGIDMIMPSEKLPLVRE from the coding sequence ATGCGAATTGTTGATTCCCATACCGCAGGCGAGCCAACGCGTGTCGTCATTGCCGACGGTCCCGATTTGGGGAGTGGTTCCTTAATTGAACGGCGATTGATCTTTCGTGATCGATTCGATCACTATCGTCGACTGGCAATCCATGAGCCGCGAGGATCGGATGCAATTGTTGGGGCACTCCTGTGTCAACCCGATGAGCCTTCGTGTGATGCGGCAGTGATTTTCTTCAATAACTGCGGCGTCCTTAATATGTGTGGTCACGGCATCATGGGTGTTGCGGCTACGCTGGCCTATCTTGAGCGTGTTAAGCCGGGAGTGATTCGCATTCAGACACCCGTCGGCACTGTCGAAGCGAATTTACTGACGAAGAATGAAGTGGCTGTCGAAAATATTCCAAGCTATCGGTATCGCAAGCAGGTCACGCTCCAAATCGAGGAGTTGGGAACGATTACTGGTGATATCGCCTGGGGCGGTAACTGGTTTTTTCTTGTGGAGCAAAGCCCGGTCCCGGTCAAGCCAGAATATATCAAGCAACTTAGCGATGCATCTGCATTGATACGAAAAGAACTGAGGGAACAGCAGATTACCGGAGCCGATGGCGAAGAAATCGATCACATCGAATTGTACGGAACTTCAGAATCTGAGGATGCCCATAGTCGCAACTTTGTTTACTGTCCCGGGGGAGCTTACGATCGTTCTCCCTGCGGCACCGGCACAAGCGCCAAGCTGGCTTGTCTGGCAGCTGATGGAAAGCTAAAACCCGGTGAACAATGGATTCAGGAAAGTATCATCGGCAGTCGGTTTGTGGCGACGTATCGAATCGATCCCGAACTCGGCATCATCCCGACCATTCGAGGCAGTGCCTACATTTGCGGAGAAGGACGTTTGATTCAACAGCCTGGAGATCCCTTCCGCAATGGTATTGATATGATTATGCCTTCGGAGAAATTACCGCTGGTGCGTGAATAA
- a CDS encoding dihydrodipicolinate synthase family protein — MAAESQVFQGCIPALMTPCNTSGEPDYEALVRKGQELIEAGMRAVVYCGSMGDWPLLTNHQRIKGVRLLTEAGVPVVVGTGAQNTKLAATHASHARDVGAAGLMVIPRVLSRGSSPAAQRAHFAEVLEAGGDLPAVIYNSPYYGFETKADLFFDLRRDHKNLVGFKEFGGADSLTYAAEHITSGDVDLTLMVGVDTQVFHGFVNCGAAGAITGVGNALPKEVLKLVELCELAAAGDAEARKLALELEGALKVLSKFDEGPDLVLYYKYLMVLEGNPEYEYHFNTDDALSSSQKEFISTQWNLFRKWWSAWSGKTWQPEGELYANC, encoded by the coding sequence ATGGCTGCAGAGTCTCAGGTTTTTCAAGGCTGTATTCCTGCTCTCATGACCCCGTGCAATACCAGCGGAGAACCTGACTACGAGGCCCTCGTCCGCAAAGGGCAGGAGTTGATCGAAGCAGGAATGCGAGCTGTGGTTTATTGCGGTTCGATGGGCGACTGGCCTTTGCTGACGAATCATCAGCGGATCAAGGGGGTTCGTCTGTTGACCGAAGCGGGAGTGCCCGTAGTTGTTGGCACAGGAGCCCAGAATACGAAACTGGCGGCCACTCATGCCAGTCATGCCCGTGATGTCGGGGCGGCTGGTTTGATGGTGATTCCTCGAGTGCTTTCCCGTGGGTCTTCCCCTGCTGCTCAACGGGCCCATTTCGCGGAAGTTCTGGAAGCGGGTGGGGATTTACCAGCGGTAATCTACAACAGCCCGTACTATGGTTTTGAAACCAAGGCGGATCTGTTTTTCGATTTGCGTCGCGATCACAAGAATCTCGTCGGCTTCAAGGAATTTGGGGGTGCCGATTCGCTGACCTATGCCGCTGAACACATTACGAGTGGCGATGTCGATTTGACGCTGATGGTTGGTGTTGACACGCAGGTCTTTCACGGGTTTGTCAATTGCGGAGCTGCAGGTGCGATTACGGGTGTTGGGAATGCCCTGCCGAAAGAAGTTCTTAAACTGGTTGAGTTGTGCGAACTGGCAGCCGCGGGTGATGCCGAGGCGAGAAAGCTGGCCCTCGAACTCGAAGGAGCCTTAAAGGTTCTTTCGAAATTCGACGAAGGGCCTGATCTGGTTCTTTACTACAAATATCTGATGGTGCTGGAAGGAAATCCGGAATACGAATATCATTTCAATACTGATGACGCTCTTTCGAGCAGTCAAAAAGAGTTTATCTCGACACAATGGAATCTCTTCCGAAAATGGTGGTCCGCCTGGTCTGGAAAAACCTGGCAACCTGAAGGGGAACTCTATGCGAATTGTTGA